The stretch of DNA GTAGGCCCAGTGTGTAAGTGGCAACCCCCCGACGAGGGCTGGGTTAAACTAAACACGGATGGGTCCTTTGTTGACAGTGATCATGCGGGTACTGGTATGATTCTCCGAAACTCCAGTGGAGGGATTATTTTTTCGGCATGCAGATCGCTATTTTCTTGTAGAGATGTGGTTGAAGCGGAATTAGATGCAATCATGGAAGGTTTATCGCTGGCTATACAACGCTCCGATTTGCCTATTGTTATCAAATCGGATTCTAGCTTGGCAGTGTCTATGGTATCCTCTGGCAAAGTTGATCGTTCAATTTATGCTGCTTTGGTAAATGAAATAAGACTACTGTTGCGTCTTAGACAAACTTGTATTACTCGTATTATGAGAGTCCAGAATAAAGCTAGTGATAGTTTGGCTAGGTTTGCTAGAATTGAGAAGCGAACTATGGCCTGGCTGGGATCTGGGCCAGATGAGGTCTTGGGTATATCCCTAGATGATTGTAAAGACATTGATATTTGAGTAATACAAGTGTTCtcgcaaaaaaaagaaaaaaaatcgtTGAAAAGAAAATTTACAAATTCACAAGTCCTACCAAGTGCGTGATGCACGGGGCAACCTCAAGTGTGCAATGTACGGCCGCGCCATGctcttttttttcttccaaaAACAACGAACCAAGTGATACCGCCAACTAAAACTTTTTATTCCCCTATAAAAAAAAACTAAAACATTTTATGCTCCTACCAAGCGCAGGATTTTCATAGAATTTTTACAAGGATTTCCGTCAAATTTTTTACAAGAGTCGATTCATCTACAGGCTAGGTCGTGGCCACCACTTTGATCCAAAACAAGGGAATGTCCCCGGTCATCATCACTGCCGCAGAAAGCCCCAATCACTTTGTTGCAAGCAATGGGATGAGAACCTCAAGAAAAGCATCTATCTGCTTACCATGTGGGCGAATGCCAAGACATTAATCATTGCACATAGCAACTTCGACACAGCAACTTCGACAGGCAGATGCGGTTGCTTTCCTAACCATGTTATATCGTACAGTACTAAATAGGGTCAGCAATGCATtatagaaaaaagaagaagaaaaacatctgaaagaagaaaaaaaatggaAAGATGCATATGCCACTCTTCCATGAATTGGCACAGCAGCTCTAGCAGAGTCATCTTAAGTCACCATAATAACCCCCGGTTTGGCGATCAGGCCTCGTAAGGTCAAAGCTGCCATGTTGGCCTCTTAAATGCATATAATTTTTTTAGGCTGCTCCAAAATGAGTCTGCGAGACCCTAAATTTGAAGGTTGTGAGACGCTGGTATGCAGCACGCTCCAAATCAATCCAGCCGGTCGCACGGGAGGGAAGTTTGAGCCCGTTTTCTTCCTCCCGTGTCCAGTCCTGCCAGTAGTGCCACTAGCGGTCTGACCTTTGGTCGTTCCCTTCGTTCCATCGACTCTGCCATCTACTCTCTTCGTTCGCCTTGAATTTATGATCCCTCGCGTCGCCTCACTCCCTTACCCCCCCTCGCGACGCCTCCCTGGGCGACAGCCAAGGGAcccaaaccctagcaccaccaGCCCCCTCTCGTCTCCTCTCCTGCCGCCGATACCGCCGGCCAAGTCCGCGGTGGCAGCGGGCCTGACCCCAAAGCGCTAGGGCAGGTGGTGTGCTGCTTGATCTCCCGGAGTCGGCAGGAGCGTTTCTGGTGTTGGATTCGTGAGCAGCAGGTAGGGCGGCGCCCCTTGCCTGTGCGGCGGTGGCCTGATCCATGGTCGGCATGGCGCTCTTCACCCTGGTGGAGTATGTGCCTCGAGATGGGTGGCAGCAGAAGACACGGATCTGGAGTCCTGTCCAGGTCCACCTCGACATGGTTTTGTCCAACCGGCGGCGCATGGAGGGACCGGTGAGAGGCGGCTGGAGGCTCTCTACCGGCGTTTCGGTGGCGGCCTTCGTCTTCACGGCGAGGCTACGATCGGATCCAGTCAGCTACAAGAGTGGGATGATGCAATTTCCTGTGAAAATCACGCCGACTACGATCATGGCAGACGATGTCGGCGTCTGTGACGTCGTTTCCTTCTCGAGGCATCGTTGTTGCAGGTTGCGGCACCACGTTCGAGatgctccgggggaaaccctagatctggatctTCCCGGATGGGACGATGACGGCATCAAATGTTTCCCCTCCTGTGGGCATCCTCATCGTTATGGAGCAAGTGCTCCTAGAGGTGTAGCGGTGTTTCATCCTCCGCATCGACGACAACGGATCTCGGCGGCGTAGCACAATGGAGTCTCGGATCCGATGCGGGTGGACGGACTCGTGCAGGAGGACGGCGCTGTCTGGCATTATGATGGCGTCGACGGCAGGTCTGACAAGGGCGATGCGTCAGTACATGGATCAATGAAAGACGGCGGCGGATGCCTCTGAGAGTGCGCCGGACCGGTCTGTACCCTAGACCTGGCAATGTGGCTTGGCTGGGGTCTTCGACTTTAGATGTTAGTCTTTGGTGCAAAGTCTATTTGGTATTCCGCTCGGACATTTTCAAAACTTCAAATTAATATAGAGATTAGTATTTATTATGTCGTTGAAACCGTACTGCATATTATAATTGAACTCGTACTAGAAATCAATGTTAGAATCAAGTTTGAGCCCTCCTTTAGTTTATAGGGTAGGAAAATCATAAAAATAGAAAAGTCATAGGAAATGAGACGACATGTATCTTAAATCTTatgaataggaataggaaaggagaTGCTCTTTGATTCACATCATAAGatttttttcattgagtctagaCTAAtgtattttcctatgaaatgtgaaGGATAGAAAGAATTCTTTCACAGAAATAGGattccattcctacaaaccaaagggctctaaacgAATTGACGGTTGCTACAAATCAACCGAATAATTTCATCCGCCTAGTCAACCGTCCGATTGGCCCTAGTGATGTTCGATCCCAGCAGCCCTTCGATCCACACCGCGTCCCGCTCTGCAGCGAAGGTGCATCAGCCCGTCGTCAATCCACACCATGCCTCCTCTGAACACAGCCATGGTGCAACAAAAACCAACGGATGGCACCTACGCCGGCGACCTCGCAGCCCTGGAGCAGCCGGAGATGCTGCATCATTGCTCCAAAAAGAGCCGCCGGCGACGCGCTATATCGCAGCGCCGAGACTCACCAGGGGCCTGCACCATGGTAGCGGACTGCAAATAAAGCTTCAACGCAGCACCGACGAAACCTCGGCGAAGCTCCACTGCAACTCCATGGAAGCACCGTCGACGCCGGTTGCTCCATTGCATCCCAGTGACGCTTCATTGCAGCCGCGGCGTCACTGCAGCCGCGGCGAAGCTCCAACGTCCCCGATGGTACTCCATTGCAGCCGCGGCGAAGCTCCAACGTCCCCGACAGTGCTCCATTGCAGCCGCGGCGAAGCTCCATTGCAACTGGGACAAAGCTCCAACACCCCGACGGTGCTCCATTGCAGTCGCGGCGGAGCGCCGACGTCCCTCCATTGCAGCCCCGGGAGCACTCATTGCAGCGCCGGCGATGACGGCTGATGCAGCGACGCAGCACGCGGCGGCCATGGCGAAAGCTGCGACAAAAAgcatgacgacgacgacgactgAAGCTGCCATGTAGCGCAAGGATGATGCGATGCAGCTCCGGTGGCGTTTCAATGCAGCCACGGCGGAGCTCTATTGCAGCCCCGGCGGCGCGAGGATGAATCAGGCAACGGCCAACGGCGTTACCTCCTCCGCTTCTGTGCTGCTGCTTGCTTTTCCTCTGCAGCTTGACGAACGAGAGAAGAAAAGGGAAAAGAATCAGGTGGAGGATATGCTTCGTGGGAGAAGATAAGGTGGAGCCATTGGAGCGGTGGGCGGGGCCACAGCGACACGTGGTGCGCAGGGAGAGCGGCTTACGGGAGAGAGTTTTCATCCGGCTTAATTTAAACATTTTCCAAAGGAATTTTTCTTATAAAAATTCTatcctatgaaattcctacagcattcctctaaaccaaaggaggcccGAAGCTTCAATTGTTGTTGATGAGATGGGGCAGAAACAGATCATGTCAAGCCAATGACAAACTCCAAAACATTACTGTCCCAGAAAAAAACTCAAAAAAACATTATGCAAGCATTATGGAGGCCGCCGATATATACTATGCTAGACTTGCTCTTGCCTGGTTATTTTTAGGTTAGTTGCATATGTTGCTTGACTAAGGTTAGAAAATTAGACAATTTTTCTAGCAGAGCATCCAACCGGAAATGGACCAAACATTCTCACGTTGCCATCAGCAAGTAGTAATGCCGAACAATGGGGTTTAGGGTTCTTTGATGCTGGCAATGTATGCTACCGGCAGcttgagaaaaaaaatcaagacTATATACAAAGAGGAAAATGGCCATTGGATTCATACCCGGCCGAATAATTACTGCAGATTCGCGGCGTGCAATTGTTCTTTATGCTTGTCATTTCGTCTCCGTAGGAGCAATCTTAGCATTCAGCAAGAGGATGCAGTGAGCGGTCAGCTGTTCTTGGCCTCCTGCAGCATCTCTACAGCCTTCTTCATCTTGGGCCGCTTCGCCGGGGCGCGCTCCGTGCATAGCATCGCGACCTTGAGCACGGCGAGCATCTGCCTCCGCCACGCAAACGACACGGTGCTCAGCCTCGGGTCCATGATCTGCTCCGGCGTCTCCCCCCTCTCCGGCGCAGAGTGCACCCACTTGACAAGGTCCACACCCTCGCCAAACTCCTCGTCCACCGGCATCTTGGACGTCAGGATCTCCAACAGCAGTACCCCGAAGCTGTACACATTTCCTGGTACAGTAACCTGCATTGAGTAGGCATACTCTGCAAGAAATCAAGTGCAATTTGTGTTATGTTTATGGATAGTAAGTTAGTTCTTGTGTATCCAGCAGATTCCTTTGGGAGAAAAGTTCAGACCTGGAGGTATATAACCAAATGTGCCAGCTACCGCGCTGATGCTGGCAGTGCCCTTTGAAGGGTCCAGCAGCTTGGAGATCTCAACTTCGCCAAGAAGCGCGTTGTAGTGCGAGTCAAGGAAGACATTACCCGAAGAAATATCAAGGTGGATGGTGGCAATCTGGTGGAGGAAGGCCAGCCCTTCGGCGACGCCAATCGCGATTGACAACAGCTTTGGCCAGTCAGGCTTCTCTTGGTCACCATCACAGTTGTTTGAACCGTGCAGCAGCTGAAGCAATGTTCCATTCGGCATGTCATACTGCAGCAGCAACGCAACATCCTCGTAGATGACATACCCAATGGGACGCACAAGGTTGGGATGGTTTATGTGCGCGAGTCGCTCGAGCTCCCGGATCATCTTGGCCTGGTGGTGGACGACCGCGCGGTCGACCGACTTCAGCTTCTTCACACACACCACCATGCCTGATGGCATGACAGCCTTGTAGGTCGTGCTGAACGTGCCGCTCCTCAGTGCACTGGCGTCCTTGAACGTCGCCTGGACACAGGTCTGGAAATCAATGGCCTGCTGCAAGCTCTCAATGAACACACTTGAGGCCATGACATGCCGCGCTTCGACGACGACCGCCTCCCCTGCCTCGGCCTTCTTTGCGTCGGCCTCCTTCTCCTGCCTCTCACGCCACATGAACAATGTTACCACCAATGATACCACTGAGAAGATGAGCACGCAGGACCCAGCAACCGCCAGGGCCACCCTGTAAGATATCTTCCTGTGGTCCGATCCATAATTGGAGCCATAAATCGGTCCACAGTCCACATCCAGCGGGTCGCCGCACAGCTTGGCATTGCCGGAGAAACTGGACCCTGCACTCTTCTGAAACGGCCCGAACACCGGTATGGCACCACGGAGCCGGTTGTTTGACAGGTTGACTACTATCAAGCTCAGCATCCCTCTCATGTCAGCAGGGATCTCACCAGATATCTCATTGCTAGATAAATCCAGCGCCACGAGCTTATCGAGCCGCCCAAGCTCACGGGGCAGCGGCCCTGAAAGGTGATTGAAGCTGAGGTTCAGCGCAATCTGTAAGCTCTTGATCTTGCCCATTTCGGCTGGTATCTCACCACTCAGGTTGTTGTTGGCAAGCTGCAGCTCGAGAAGCCGGCTGCAGCCACCGATACCGTGCGGGATGCTGCCCGAGAACTCGTTATGATCGAGCACAAGAAACTGCAGCCTGGATCCGTTGCAGATGGTGTCTGGCAAGCCGCCGCGGAAAGCGTTGTAGCTCAAGTCCAGCTTGCTCAAGTTCCGGCACCGCAGAATGGACCTCGGGTACTCGCCACCGAGGCCATTGCCGGAGATGATGAGCTCTTGCAGGTTTCTCAGCTCCCCAAGCATGTCCGGCACCTCGCCGACAAGGCGGTTGTAGGCCAAATTCAGCAGCGTCAGGTTGGCGCAGCGTGCAAACTGAGCGGGGATGCTGCCGGACAGCTGGTTGCTGTCGGCCTCAAAGTAAGTCAGGCTGGTGGCGTCGCCAATGGATGCCGGGATGGCGCCCGCGAGGCGATTGTTGCCGATGCGCACGTTGGATAGGCCGAGGCACCGGCCGATTGAATCCGGGATGGTGCCGTTGAGCCTATTCACGGTGAGGATCAGAACCTGCAGATTGCCAAGGTCGAAGAGGCTGCTCGGTATGCTCCCCTCGAGGCCGTTGGAGTGGAGGTTGAGCACCTGGAGATTGGACGAGAGCCCGAGCCCCGGCGGGATCGGCCCCGAGAGCGCGTTCTCGTAAGCGGAGAGCACGCGGAGGCCGGGGAGGCCGGCGAGCCAGCCGGGGATGGCGCCGGTGAGGTTGTTGGCCGAAATCTGCACTTCCTGGAGCTCCTTGAGGCCCCTGAGCTCGTCGGGGATGGAGCCGGAGAGGGCGTTGTTGGAGAGGTTCAGGAACTTGAGGCCGGCGGCGAGGCCGAGGGCGGGCGGGATGGGGCCGGAGAGCCTGTTCATGGAGAGGTCGAGGAGCTCGAGGCGGGCGAGCGCGCCGAGCGCCGCGGGGACGGCCCCGGAGAGCGCGTTGAAGGAGAGATCGAGCCGCGCCAGCGCGCGGAGCCCGGCGGCGGCCGAGAAGTCGCCGCGGAGGCCCCGGCGGGGCAGCTCGACCGCGGTGACCTCGCGGGCGCCGCCGCACGTGACGCCGCGCCAGGCGCAGTGGTCCGCCGGCGCGGCGGCCCAGTCCGGCGGCGCCAGCCCCCGGCGCAGCGCCTGCATTGCCGCGGCATCTCCAGCGCCCGCCCGAGGCGCGAGGAGGGAGGCCGAGATGAGGCCGAGGGAGAGGAGAAGGCAGCGGCGGAAGGCGGGATGCATTTGGGGCGGGGTGGCGCTCGGCCCGGGCCGCCGAGGtggggtggtggtggcggcggcggccaggCCCCGCCCGTGAGTGCTTGCTTTTCAGGGGTGGTAGGCAGAGAgcacgggagggagggaggggggcCGCTCGCTGCCTCGCTCGCACTCACGCACTCTCGTCACAGCCCATCAGTGGGAGTGTCGAgggaggggaaaggggaaagTTGTTTTTCCTGATTATTCCGAGGCGCTTTGCGCCACAAGTAGTATAGGGGCATCGCATCATTGAGGCTGGCCATAATGGGACTAAGACTAGCCACAGTGGaagtaacttcagcagtaacattGAGTCCAACTCAGTAAATTTAtttatgtggcaatgagttaatgaggagagaggtagtagtagtaacttagctaattactgtaacatcacatgtttCAATGCAacatgagtctataacctaataaatgaagctatgcatgttaccacacttatgttactacccattatGAAGATAGTAATATAGTCTAGGAATAcgtgtatgttactagtgtatgttactctccattgtggctagtctaagGCTGGTTATAGTGAGAGTAACTTAACTAGTAACATAACGCACCTCAAGATAAATTTGTCTATGTGGCATGTAGTTAATAAGGAGAGATGTGTTTAGAGTAACATAACATGTTATCATCACATAACACTTTCGAAGACAAGATGggtctacaagctaataaataCATCCAACTATGACACTACTTCTATGTTACTTCCCAATATGAAGATAGTAACagagactagtgtcatatgcatgacactagtatatgttactccccactatgactagcctaacaTCACTAGTAACATCTCATTTTTCAAgataattttgcttatgtggcacatATTTAATGATGAGAGATGATGGTGGTAACTTaactagttactgtaacatcacacatatcaagacaATATGAGTCTATAGGCTAATAAATGAGTCTATAGGCTAATAAACGAACCATAACATGACAACACatatatgttactacccactgtAGAGGTAGTAATATAGTCTGGTAAAATGTGATGTTACTAGTCTAATTTACTCCTGATTGTGACTAGTCTGAGACTAACCATAATAGGAGTAACTTAACTAGTAATATCACACATTTCAAtacaagtttgcttatgtggcagGTAATTAATAAGAAGAGATGGGTttatgtagtactccctccgtttctttttagtccgcATATAAAATTTGGTCAAGCTTTGTagagtttgactaactttatattaaaaaatataaatattcacaatatgaaatcagtATTATCAGATATACCATGAAACGtattttcatactatatagttttagtattgtactccctccgttcctaaatacttatctttctaggtatttcaacaaatgactacatacggagcaaaatgagtgaatctacactctaaaatatgtctacatacatccgtatgtagtagtcatttgaaatgtctagaaagacaaatatttaggaacggagggagtagatgttaataacggagggagtaacttagatagttactgtaacatcacacatttTAAGGCATcatgagtctatagcctaataaataaACTCTTTCATGACACCACTCACATGTTATTACCCagtatgaaggtagtaacatagattAGTAACATCGGCAAGTTACTATTTTATGTTACTCCACACCGTGAACAGTCTCGGCTAATTGGCAGCGTCCCTCTAACATAATGATATTCTCTTCTTTTACTTTTACTTTACTTTTACTTTTACACCCTGCTCGTGCATCTCTGGCGTTGGACATGGTGAATTTGTCGGGCGCTGAGCCGGAGAATCTTTGTGCTCTGTTCCTTTCCCTACTTTGTTTCATCCCATAGCAGTAGCTGATTAATTAAGGCGTACGGTTACTGACATGAAGAGGCGCTTGTCCTTGCCATTGGTGGGAGAGCTCTCCCTTGTATCTGTCTTGCCTAGTTTGAAAATATACATTTCAAAACCACTTTAAAATACATTTCTTGTCTGTTTTTTACTGTACATAAATCATGCCTG from Triticum urartu cultivar G1812 chromosome 3, Tu2.1, whole genome shotgun sequence encodes:
- the LOC125543246 gene encoding leucine-rich repeat receptor-like tyrosine-protein kinase PXC3, coding for MHPAFRRCLLLSLGLISASLLAPRAGAGDAAAMQALRRGLAPPDWAAAPADHCAWRGVTCGGAREVTAVELPRRGLRGDFSAAAGLRALARLDLSFNALSGAVPAALGALARLELLDLSMNRLSGPIPPALGLAAGLKFLNLSNNALSGSIPDELRGLKELQEVQISANNLTGAIPGWLAGLPGLRVLSAYENALSGPIPPGLGLSSNLQVLNLHSNGLEGSIPSSLFDLGNLQVLILTVNRLNGTIPDSIGRCLGLSNVRIGNNRLAGAIPASIGDATSLTYFEADSNQLSGSIPAQFARCANLTLLNLAYNRLVGEVPDMLGELRNLQELIISGNGLGGEYPRSILRCRNLSKLDLSYNAFRGGLPDTICNGSRLQFLVLDHNEFSGSIPHGIGGCSRLLELQLANNNLSGEIPAEMGKIKSLQIALNLSFNHLSGPLPRELGRLDKLVALDLSSNEISGEIPADMRGMLSLIVVNLSNNRLRGAIPVFGPFQKSAGSSFSGNAKLCGDPLDVDCGPIYGSNYGSDHRKISYRVALAVAGSCVLIFSVVSLVVTLFMWRERQEKEADAKKAEAGEAVVVEARHVMASSVFIESLQQAIDFQTCVQATFKDASALRSGTFSTTYKAVMPSGMVVCVKKLKSVDRAVVHHQAKMIRELERLAHINHPNLVRPIGYVIYEDVALLLQYDMPNGTLLQLLHGSNNCDGDQEKPDWPKLLSIAIGVAEGLAFLHQIATIHLDISSGNVFLDSHYNALLGEVEISKLLDPSKGTASISAVAGTFGYIPPEYAYSMQVTVPGNVYSFGVLLLEILTSKMPVDEEFGEGVDLVKWVHSAPERGETPEQIMDPRLSTVSFAWRRQMLAVLKVAMLCTERAPAKRPKMKKAVEMLQEAKNS